One Sodalinema gerasimenkoae IPPAS B-353 DNA segment encodes these proteins:
- a CDS encoding aldo/keto reductase: MTTLNLPPMGCGTWAWGNRLLWEYDESMDSSLQQVFNLCVDNGVTLFDTGDSYGTGKLSGRSESLLGQFAQRYCDTAVNVQRTEICLATKLAPYPWRLTRRSMIAAAEASAERLGRIDLAQMHWSTANYLPWQEWPLLDGLMDLYEAGKVRGVGVSNYGPKRLRRVHRRFADRGIPIVSLQVQYSLLSTYPVTELGLKEVCDELGIQLIAYSPLALGLLTGKYSAEKTPSGLRGVVCRQILPGARSLLDCLGAIAESREKTPAQVSLNWCMAKGTIPIPGAKTVEQAQQNLGALGWMLDRGEVEELDREAAKVKKPMVQNIFQTR, from the coding sequence ATGACCACCTTGAATTTACCACCGATGGGCTGTGGAACCTGGGCTTGGGGAAATCGCCTGCTTTGGGAGTATGATGAGAGCATGGATAGCAGTCTACAACAGGTGTTTAATCTCTGTGTAGATAATGGCGTTACCCTGTTTGATACAGGGGACTCCTATGGAACTGGAAAACTCAGTGGACGCAGTGAATCGTTATTAGGACAATTTGCCCAACGCTACTGTGATACCGCTGTTAACGTGCAACGGACGGAAATTTGTCTGGCCACGAAGTTAGCCCCCTATCCTTGGCGACTCACTCGACGTTCGATGATTGCAGCGGCGGAGGCTTCAGCGGAGCGTTTGGGGAGAATTGATTTAGCCCAAATGCACTGGTCTACGGCTAATTATTTACCCTGGCAAGAATGGCCCTTACTTGATGGGTTAATGGATTTATATGAAGCGGGAAAGGTGCGGGGAGTTGGGGTCTCGAATTATGGTCCGAAACGACTGCGGCGAGTGCATCGTCGGTTTGCAGATCGGGGAATTCCAATTGTTTCGTTGCAGGTGCAATATTCGTTGTTATCGACCTATCCAGTGACGGAGTTAGGGTTGAAAGAGGTCTGCGATGAATTGGGGATTCAACTGATTGCCTATAGTCCCTTGGCGTTGGGTTTATTGACGGGGAAATACTCGGCTGAGAAGACCCCTTCGGGGTTACGGGGAGTGGTCTGTCGGCAGATTTTACCGGGGGCGCGATCGCTGTTGGATTGTTTGGGGGCGATCGCCGAATCCCGCGAGAAAACTCCAGCGCAAGTGTCTTTAAATTGGTGTATGGCGAAAGGGACGATTCCCATTCCGGGGGCGAAAACGGTGGAACAGGCGCAGCAGAACCTAGGGGCGTTGGGTTGGATGTTAGACCGTGGCGAGGTTGAGGAATTGGATCGGGAAGCAGCGAAGGTGAAAAAGCCTATGGTACAGAATATTTTTCAAACCCGCTAG